A window of Chloracidobacterium sp. N contains these coding sequences:
- a CDS encoding prepilin-type N-terminal cleavage/methylation domain-containing protein, with translation MKTETVVRKNAARMYQMWAGGSHREGWKVLAQGLPHWSDESASFRHRLQWYQAAKFSCLVDTGQPFSATGLSPPRRPTAMNLKKQKGFSLIELLIVVAIIGIIAAIAVPNLLAARRSANDASAQQTLRNIHSANATYESGIGRGNFASPISLLGGSGTNEVGMLDETVINATTTPKSGFSLQNYSATPKTSTSAALYSVRNRPSQSEGISRTGNRSFFINETGVVRSSDASNQLADSESSPIGN, from the coding sequence GTGAAAACGGAAACCGTGGTGCGGAAAAATGCGGCAAGGATGTATCAGATGTGGGCAGGCGGGTCACACCGGGAAGGCTGGAAAGTTTTGGCACAGGGTTTGCCTCATTGGAGTGATGAAAGCGCAAGCTTCAGGCATCGTTTGCAGTGGTATCAAGCTGCAAAGTTCTCATGCCTTGTGGATACAGGGCAACCATTTTCGGCCACCGGCCTTTCACCACCAAGGAGACCTACCGCTATGAACCTCAAGAAGCAAAAGGGTTTTTCACTGATTGAGCTGCTCATCGTCGTTGCCATCATCGGCATCATCGCGGCGATTGCAGTTCCGAACCTTCTCGCTGCCCGGCGGAGCGCCAACGATGCTTCCGCGCAGCAGACCCTCCGCAACATTCACTCTGCCAACGCCACCTATGAGTCTGGTATCGGCCGCGGCAACTTCGCTTCGCCTATCTCCCTGCTGGGCGGTTCCGGCACGAACGAGGTCGGCATGCTGGATGAAACCGTCATCAACGCCACGACGACTCCGAAGAGCGGCTTCTCGTTGCAGAACTACAGTGCAACGCCCAAGACCTCCACGTCGGCTGCGCTGTACTCCGTGCGAAACCGGCCCTCACAGTCAGAAGGTATTTCGCGCACGGGCAACCGGTCGTTCTTCATCAACGAAACCGGTGTGGTTCGCTCGTCGGATGCCTCGAACCAGCTTGCCGACTCCGAATCTTCGCCCATCGGCAACTAG
- the glyA gene encoding serine hydroxymethyltransferase — translation MSLNLNRSLFETDPEIAQAIADETNRLSDGLEMIASENYASRAVMEAAGSVMTNKYAEGYPGRRYYGGCEFVDVAERLAIERAKQLLGAEHVNVQPHSGAQANLAVFLAVLKPGDTILGMDLAHGGHLTHGHPLNISGMYFNVVTYGVDRETERLDYDALAQLAEKHRPKLIICGASAYPRQIDFARIGEIGRSVGARVLADMAHIAGLVAAGEHPSPVGQVDFVTTTTHKTLRGPRGGLIACRAEDAKLIDRAVFPGVQGGPLMHIIAAKAVCFKEALEPSFVEYQRQVRKNAVALGEVLAGAGFRLVTGGTDNHLILVDVFTKGITGKAAEQALERAGITVNKNTIPFDTNPPLVGSGIRLGTPALTTRGMREQDMRYVGQLIVEVLSDIDSPATQAAVRQKVRELTRDFPLYGR, via the coding sequence ATGTCCCTGAACCTCAACCGTTCCCTGTTTGAAACCGATCCTGAAATCGCCCAAGCCATTGCAGATGAGACCAACCGCCTGTCAGACGGGCTGGAAATGATTGCCTCGGAAAACTATGCCAGCCGTGCGGTGATGGAAGCCGCCGGCTCGGTCATGACCAACAAGTATGCCGAGGGCTATCCGGGGCGGCGGTACTACGGCGGCTGTGAATTTGTGGATGTCGCCGAACGTCTGGCCATCGAGCGGGCCAAACAGCTTCTGGGCGCTGAGCATGTCAATGTCCAGCCCCATTCCGGGGCGCAGGCCAACCTGGCCGTGTTTCTGGCGGTTCTCAAGCCGGGCGACACCATTCTGGGCATGGATTTGGCGCACGGCGGGCACCTCACCCACGGACATCCGCTCAACATCTCCGGGATGTACTTCAACGTTGTCACCTACGGGGTGGACCGCGAAACCGAACGGCTGGATTACGACGCCCTGGCCCAACTGGCTGAAAAACACCGTCCCAAGCTCATCATCTGCGGCGCCAGCGCCTATCCGCGCCAGATTGACTTTGCCCGCATCGGGGAAATCGGACGCTCGGTTGGCGCCCGGGTGCTGGCCGACATGGCGCACATTGCCGGACTCGTTGCCGCCGGTGAGCATCCCTCCCCGGTGGGACAGGTGGATTTTGTCACCACAACGACCCACAAAACCCTACGCGGACCACGGGGTGGACTTATTGCCTGCCGGGCGGAAGATGCCAAGCTCATTGATCGGGCGGTGTTTCCCGGCGTACAGGGCGGACCGCTGATGCACATCATTGCGGCCAAGGCTGTGTGCTTCAAAGAGGCCCTCGAACCGTCCTTTGTGGAGTACCAGCGGCAGGTTCGGAAAAATGCCGTCGCCCTGGGTGAAGTTCTTGCCGGCGCCGGTTTTCGCCTCGTCACCGGCGGTACGGACAATCACCTCATCCTCGTGGATGTTTTCACGAAGGGCATCACCGGCAAGGCCGCTGAGCAGGCACTCGAACGGGCCGGGATCACGGTCAACAAAAACACCATTCCCTTCGACACCAACCCTCCGCTGGTAGGCAGTGGGATTCGCCTCGGCACACCGGCGCTGACCACCCGCGGGATGCGCGAACAGGACATGCGCTACGTCGGACAGCTTATCGTCGAGGTCCTCTCCGATATTGACAGCCCGGCAACGCAGGCGGCAGTCCGGCAGAAGGTGCGGGAACTGACCCGCGACTTTCCACTTTACGGGCGATAG
- the rpiB gene encoding ribose 5-phosphate isomerase B yields the protein MKVALGSDHAGFPGKEAAKRVLEQLGIPYEDFGTATDAESVDYPDYARAVGEAVVRQQADVGLLFCGTGIGIGIAANKIPGIRAAVVHDVETARLAREHNDANVLAMGVRNTSPDLLPAVIETFLKTDFAGGRHARRIEKIAALEAAASR from the coding sequence ATGAAAGTTGCCCTTGGCAGTGACCATGCCGGCTTTCCCGGCAAAGAAGCCGCAAAACGGGTGCTGGAACAACTCGGTATCCCTTACGAAGACTTCGGCACGGCAACCGATGCGGAATCGGTGGATTACCCGGACTATGCGCGCGCCGTCGGCGAGGCCGTTGTCAGACAGCAGGCGGATGTGGGGCTGCTTTTCTGCGGCACCGGCATTGGCATCGGCATAGCTGCCAACAAAATTCCCGGCATCCGGGCGGCGGTCGTCCACGATGTCGAGACGGCCCGTCTGGCCCGGGAACACAATGATGCCAACGTGCTGGCCATGGGCGTTCGCAATACCAGCCCGGACCTGCTTCCGGCGGTCATCGAAACTTTTCTCAAAACGGATTTCGCCGGTGGGCGTCATGCCCGCCGGATTGAAAAAATCGCGGCGCTCGAAGCGGCCGCCTCCCGCTGA
- a CDS encoding RNA-binding domain-containing protein yields the protein MSRKKIRRRGWPPETERSLHAHLTMRDNGRTLDRREVLDLVRGGEDSEVEFKVRYSNPERIAAEILALANSGGGAILFGVSDTCRIEGLDDAERVEAELRELCATAMVPPVHPYINKVAFDSGKRILVLEVDDRRSPHATRDGRYYIRIGSTKREADSQEIAELFHRYDSVRYEQVPLHDVSFDDIDEAGVWGYIRAIVPDESRLPKGFPTALAMTDMRLAVMTADDYAPTVAGLVLFGQSRAMTASFPRSHVVLTRFAGHDVTAPVVEQVTFTGNAASLYWRIEGFLTRYADLSDTPPLRRGNGADPEARSIYSRPAVMEAITNALVHRDYGVRQEGVRVMLYERRLEIVNPAVGKHIWRGAIDYGVSHPNNPTIKSFFKNAAYGVTTYTGGLPMVRRETLRFARREPKITVLPHEFRIELPAAN from the coding sequence ATGAGTCGCAAAAAAATCCGGCGTCGTGGGTGGCCGCCAGAAACCGAGCGGTCGCTGCATGCCCACCTGACGATGCGTGATAACGGGCGTACCCTTGACCGGCGTGAGGTTCTCGACCTGGTACGCGGCGGGGAGGACAGTGAGGTTGAGTTCAAGGTTCGCTACAGCAACCCGGAGCGGATTGCCGCCGAAATTCTGGCCCTGGCCAACAGTGGCGGCGGCGCGATTCTCTTTGGTGTAAGCGATACCTGCCGCATCGAGGGGCTTGACGACGCCGAGCGCGTCGAAGCCGAGTTGCGCGAACTGTGTGCAACGGCCATGGTGCCGCCGGTTCACCCCTACATCAACAAGGTTGCCTTCGACAGCGGCAAGCGCATCCTGGTGCTGGAAGTGGATGACCGCCGTTCACCCCACGCCACCCGTGACGGCCGGTATTACATCCGTATCGGCTCGACCAAACGCGAAGCAGACAGTCAGGAAATTGCCGAACTGTTCCATCGCTACGACAGCGTCCGCTATGAACAGGTGCCTCTGCACGACGTGTCTTTCGATGACATTGACGAAGCTGGTGTGTGGGGCTACATCCGCGCCATCGTGCCGGATGAATCCCGGTTGCCCAAGGGCTTCCCGACGGCGCTGGCGATGACCGACATGCGGCTGGCGGTCATGACGGCCGATGACTATGCCCCCACCGTGGCCGGACTCGTGTTGTTTGGGCAAAGTCGCGCCATGACGGCGTCATTCCCACGCAGCCACGTCGTCCTGACACGCTTTGCCGGTCACGATGTCACAGCGCCGGTCGTCGAGCAGGTGACGTTCACCGGCAATGCGGCCAGTCTCTACTGGCGCATCGAAGGCTTTTTGACGCGCTATGCCGATTTGTCTGACACACCCCCGCTCCGGCGGGGAAATGGAGCTGACCCCGAGGCGCGGTCCATCTACTCACGCCCGGCGGTCATGGAAGCCATCACCAACGCGCTGGTGCATCGGGATTATGGCGTACGCCAGGAAGGTGTGCGCGTCATGCTCTATGAGCGGCGGCTGGAAATCGTCAACCCGGCGGTGGGCAAGCATATCTGGCGCGGGGCGATTGATTACGGCGTCAGTCACCCCAATAACCCGACGATCAAAAGCTTCTTCAAAAATGCGGCCTACGGCGTGACGACCTACACCGGCGGCCTGCCTATGGTGCGCCGCGAAACCCTGCGTTTTGCCCGCCGGGAGCCGAAGATCACCGTGCTGCCCCACGAGTTTCGGATCGAGCTGCCGGCCGCGAACTGA
- the glp gene encoding gephyrin-like molybdotransferase Glp translates to MELNDQPLAVHEAQALSLAWIAPVGVERVSLFEAVGRILAETVHAPHDLPPFDNSAMDGYAVVAADTAGASEASPVRLEVSEQVTAGQLPQQAMSSGQAVRIMTGAPLPEGASGVVIQEQVRREGNTIWLTRPVREGDHIRRRGEDIRAGQAVMSAGECLTAAHIGVLAAFHRAFVTVRRRPVVAIVATGDELIEVDEPPAPGKIVNSNAYALAALVRAAGAQPLVLPLVRDDVAQVEAAFAEAAATADVVVSSGGVSVGEHDLVKPALERLGLEARFWRVWMKPGKPLLFGRLRGRPCFGLPGNPVSGMVCFHLFVRPALGKMLGLPETRWRLPEVSARLAHEVRTKGDRPTYLRARLVWTETGWQAEVLPGQGSGMLTSMLGAQGLVFFPEGKRVGQAGEVVPVLCLTSLVGDWPGL, encoded by the coding sequence ATGGAACTCAATGACCAACCCCTTGCCGTCCATGAGGCCCAAGCTCTGTCACTGGCGTGGATTGCACCCGTCGGTGTCGAGCGTGTGTCGTTGTTTGAGGCCGTTGGGCGGATTCTGGCGGAAACTGTCCACGCACCCCACGATCTGCCGCCCTTTGACAACAGCGCCATGGATGGCTATGCCGTCGTTGCTGCCGACACGGCCGGAGCAAGCGAAGCTTCGCCCGTGCGTCTGGAAGTCAGCGAGCAGGTCACAGCCGGCCAGCTTCCGCAGCAAGCCATGTCTTCCGGCCAGGCCGTACGCATCATGACCGGCGCGCCCCTGCCGGAAGGCGCGTCCGGCGTGGTCATTCAGGAGCAGGTTCGCCGTGAAGGAAATACCATCTGGCTGACCCGACCGGTCAGGGAGGGCGACCACATCCGGCGACGCGGCGAGGACATTCGTGCCGGGCAGGCGGTGATGTCCGCCGGCGAGTGTCTCACGGCGGCGCACATTGGTGTCCTGGCGGCGTTTCACCGGGCGTTTGTCACTGTCCGGCGGCGGCCGGTCGTGGCCATTGTGGCCACCGGTGATGAACTCATTGAGGTGGATGAACCGCCAGCGCCCGGAAAAATCGTCAACAGCAATGCTTACGCCCTGGCGGCGCTGGTACGTGCGGCCGGCGCGCAGCCGCTCGTCCTGCCGCTCGTGCGCGACGACGTAGCGCAGGTCGAGGCCGCCTTTGCCGAAGCTGCCGCCACGGCGGATGTGGTGGTGTCATCCGGCGGCGTGTCAGTAGGGGAGCATGATCTGGTCAAACCGGCGCTCGAAAGGCTGGGGCTGGAAGCGCGTTTCTGGCGCGTATGGATGAAGCCGGGAAAGCCGCTGCTGTTCGGTCGCCTGCGGGGGCGTCCCTGCTTTGGGCTGCCGGGCAATCCGGTATCGGGCATGGTCTGTTTTCACCTGTTTGTACGTCCGGCGCTGGGCAAAATGCTGGGCCTGCCCGAAACCCGCTGGCGGCTTCCCGAAGTGAGCGCCCGGCTGGCGCACGAGGTCAGGACGAAAGGCGACCGCCCAACCTATCTGCGGGCGCGTCTGGTGTGGACTGAAACGGGCTGGCAGGCCGAAGTGCTGCCGGGGCAGGGATCGGGGATGCTGACCTCGATGCTGGGCGCGCAGGGGCTGGTGTTCTTTCCCGAAGGCAAGCGCGTCGGGCAGGCCGGAGAAGTGGTTCCAGTGCTGTGCCTGACTTCGCTGGTCGGTGACTGGCCGGGCCTCTGA
- a CDS encoding carbohydrate binding family 9 domain-containing protein gives MKQRAVVTNTLLMRIAHVVSLCRPGWVWQKPARIRGLMAFGLVVWMAWGDSAARAQNVAIESRPSIRITRTDEAITIDGRLDEPAWETAEVIRDFRQQEPVEGAPPTEKTECRLLYDKTYVYIGIRCFDSEPDKINARDLNRDSSFGNDDKLVVLLDTYRDGRNAYRFSVNPLGTQSDALITDEGRDFNLAWDTQWLSGASRDQEGWSAEMAIPLVSLRFRKGADTWGFNVSRIIRRKNEILLWTSWQRAFGLLRVSQAGVLTGVEGITRSRLVEIKPYVTGRLRQNVPDPLGNRFEPRFSGTVGVEVARVGITPSVTAEFTVNPDFGQAEVDQQVVNLTRFSVFFPERRDFFLENAGIFLFGRPGVNQMFFTRRIGLTDNGAPLPIDFGAKVTGKAGKWNLGFLHVETRPLREVQPDGTERVAVPRERFTVARVKRDVGTRSNVGAIALNRQGGEGRPYNRGVGLDAQINFNDYWTSYAFFARTFSPGLRGDTTTFRVQSGYDTNQMRLFGIYEEIGRNYNPEMGFVLRRDVRQYFGDAAYKWRPSAVAGTIREIRFEGFGEYYQDRTTGDLQTRTVATAISVDFANSASATIRPWRTETDVLTRPFRIRPGIVIPPGSYTFNRHGASFGTNRSRRIVFDAGGSWGSFYSGQRQEASAGLTWRPDSHLSLEASHGFNAVQLPQGDFSTSLFNGRVTYNFSRKWLSTCLVQVNSAARLTSINARVRYIYRPNSDIFFIYNQTTGVGVERPNRQFQIKVTYDFIR, from the coding sequence GTGAAACAACGTGCGGTTGTGACCAACACCCTTCTGATGCGCATCGCCCACGTTGTGAGTCTATGCCGGCCCGGTTGGGTCTGGCAGAAGCCGGCGCGCATCCGTGGGCTGATGGCTTTTGGGCTGGTGGTCTGGATGGCGTGGGGGGATTCCGCCGCCCGGGCGCAGAATGTGGCCATCGAATCCCGCCCCTCCATACGCATCACCCGGACGGATGAGGCGATCACGATTGACGGTCGCCTTGACGAACCGGCCTGGGAAACGGCCGAGGTCATCCGCGACTTTCGCCAGCAGGAACCAGTGGAAGGTGCGCCTCCAACCGAGAAAACCGAGTGCCGCCTGCTGTACGACAAGACCTACGTTTATATTGGCATCCGGTGTTTTGACAGCGAGCCGGACAAAATCAACGCCCGCGATCTGAACCGTGACTCCAGCTTTGGCAACGACGACAAACTCGTGGTGCTGCTAGATACCTACCGCGACGGGCGCAACGCCTACCGGTTTTCCGTCAATCCCCTGGGAACGCAGTCCGATGCCCTCATTACCGATGAAGGTCGGGATTTCAACCTCGCCTGGGATACGCAATGGCTTTCGGGCGCCAGCCGCGACCAGGAAGGCTGGTCGGCCGAAATGGCCATTCCGCTGGTGAGTCTGCGGTTTCGCAAAGGGGCGGATACGTGGGGGTTCAACGTGTCGCGCATCATCCGGCGCAAGAACGAAATCCTGCTCTGGACAAGCTGGCAGCGGGCTTTCGGACTGTTGCGCGTTTCCCAGGCCGGTGTGCTGACCGGCGTGGAAGGCATTACCCGTTCCCGGCTGGTGGAAATCAAGCCATACGTCACGGGGCGTCTCCGCCAGAATGTGCCGGACCCGCTTGGCAATCGTTTTGAACCGCGCTTTTCCGGGACGGTTGGCGTTGAAGTCGCGCGCGTGGGGATTACGCCCTCCGTGACGGCCGAGTTTACCGTCAACCCCGACTTCGGACAGGCGGAAGTGGACCAGCAGGTGGTCAACCTGACGCGCTTTTCGGTGTTTTTTCCCGAAAGGCGCGATTTTTTCCTCGAAAATGCCGGCATCTTTCTGTTTGGGCGGCCCGGTGTGAACCAGATGTTTTTCACCCGCCGGATTGGTCTGACCGATAACGGCGCGCCGCTGCCGATTGACTTCGGGGCCAAGGTGACGGGCAAGGCCGGGAAGTGGAACCTGGGATTTTTACACGTGGAGACACGCCCGCTGCGGGAAGTCCAGCCGGATGGAACGGAACGGGTTGCCGTACCGCGCGAGCGCTTTACCGTGGCGCGGGTCAAGCGCGATGTGGGCACGCGGTCGAATGTCGGCGCCATTGCCCTCAATCGTCAGGGGGGCGAAGGCCGGCCCTACAACCGTGGCGTGGGTCTCGATGCCCAGATCAACTTCAACGACTACTGGACAAGCTACGCCTTCTTCGCCAGGACCTTTTCTCCCGGTTTGCGCGGTGATACCACGACCTTTCGCGTACAGAGCGGCTATGACACGAATCAGATGCGGCTCTTTGGGATATATGAGGAAATCGGCCGCAACTACAACCCGGAAATGGGTTTTGTCCTGCGCCGGGATGTGCGCCAGTACTTCGGGGATGCTGCCTACAAGTGGCGGCCGTCCGCCGTGGCTGGAACCATCCGTGAGATTCGCTTTGAAGGGTTTGGGGAGTATTACCAGGACCGCACGACGGGCGACCTCCAGACCCGTACGGTGGCCACGGCCATCAGCGTGGATTTTGCCAATTCGGCGTCGGCGACGATTCGTCCCTGGCGGACGGAAACCGATGTGCTGACCCGTCCGTTTCGGATTCGGCCGGGGATTGTCATTCCACCGGGTTCGTACACCTTCAACCGCCACGGGGCAAGTTTTGGGACGAATCGCAGCCGGCGCATCGTGTTTGACGCCGGGGGCAGTTGGGGCAGCTTCTACAGCGGGCAGCGTCAGGAAGCCAGTGCCGGTCTGACCTGGCGCCCCGACTCCCATCTGTCACTCGAAGCGAGCCACGGCTTCAACGCTGTCCAGTTGCCACAGGGAGATTTCTCAACCAGCTTGTTCAACGGACGGGTAACGTATAACTTCTCACGAAAGTGGCTTTCAACGTGTCTGGTGCAGGTCAACTCTGCCGCCCGCCTGACCAGCATCAATGCCCGGGTGCGCTATATCTATCGCCCGAACTCGGACATTTTTTTCATTTACAACCAGACGACCGGCGTGGGTGTCGAGCGTCCCAATCGCCAGTTTCAGATCAAAGTGACCTACGACTTCATCCGCTAA
- a CDS encoding S9 family peptidase — MEVDTRKAVRTAFRAVFPVSLGYLLCLLVAGVGMSVPVRAGLPPLIDRQLIFGNPDLAGAQLSPDGKYMAFLKPYRETLNIWVKRTDEPFTQARPLTDSTTRPLRNFFWTRDGRFILYVQDQGGDENFNLYAVDPAAAPAAGRDVPPARDLTGLKGVRVQIYAVPRDAPDVVCLGINDRDPAWHDVYQLKLSTGERTRLRENREQISGWFFDEAGQLRLAIRVAPNGDTEVLRVDADRLVKVYGCSVFESASPIRMHADGQRVYMVTNRGNGVDLTRLVLFDPRTGREELVESDPLGRVDFGSASFSEVTNNLVATSYVDERVRTYWRDKGYARDHQWLQKRLPGKDIAFASGTRDEQLWVVVATSDTEPGETYLFDRRARRLTLQYRLYDKLDRQHLAPMKAIRYPSSDGLEIPAYLTLPKGVPARDLPLVVLPHGGPWARDVWGYQRQVQFLANRGYAVLQPNFRGSTGYGKKFLNAGNGQWGDLMQDDLTWGVKYLVAQGIADPKRIGIMGGSYGGYATLAGVAFTPKLYAAAVAIVAPSNLITLLETIPPYWEAARRLFHTRMGDPGRPEDRARMERQSPLNAADRIETPLMIVQGANDPRVKKSEADQIVVALRDRGFPVEYLCAPDEGHGFARPVNNLALYAATERFLAAYLKGRFQETMPEEVAARLKDITVDVKTVTRPARVGVTSPALTRPERDLQAGVLRYRGTIEVPGQSIPATVETMVTEADGLWEIREETRLPMGTVVETTKLEKSSLVVRARQVSQGPLTVDVAFRAGKADGSVQLNGTPRPLAADLGGELLADGAGRYLVIGRLPLAVGYTATLRNFNVQNGRPTLVQLRVVGMEEAQVASGTFNTYRVELTDEGGTQTVVWVDATTRLPVRLAVKGASLGGAAIALELVESRF; from the coding sequence ATGGAAGTTGACACGAGAAAGGCCGTCCGGACGGCGTTCCGGGCGGTGTTTCCGGTTTCTCTGGGATACCTGCTGTGCCTTCTGGTGGCCGGGGTGGGGATGAGCGTGCCGGTCCGGGCCGGACTGCCGCCGCTCATTGACCGCCAGCTCATTTTCGGCAATCCCGACCTGGCCGGGGCGCAGTTGTCGCCCGATGGGAAATACATGGCGTTTCTCAAGCCCTACCGGGAAACGCTCAACATCTGGGTCAAGCGGACAGACGAACCCTTCACGCAGGCGCGGCCGCTGACGGATTCCACGACGCGCCCGCTGCGCAACTTTTTCTGGACACGCGATGGACGGTTCATCCTGTACGTGCAGGATCAGGGCGGCGATGAAAATTTCAACCTCTACGCCGTCGATCCCGCAGCGGCTCCGGCTGCCGGGCGCGACGTGCCGCCCGCACGCGACCTGACCGGCCTCAAGGGCGTGCGCGTGCAAATCTACGCCGTGCCCAGAGACGCCCCGGATGTCGTGTGCCTGGGGATCAACGACCGTGATCCGGCCTGGCACGATGTCTATCAGCTCAAGCTTTCGACCGGTGAGCGGACGCGGCTGCGGGAAAACCGGGAGCAAATCTCAGGGTGGTTTTTCGACGAGGCCGGGCAGTTGCGGCTGGCCATACGGGTGGCACCCAACGGGGATACCGAAGTGCTGCGCGTGGATGCTGACCGCCTGGTGAAGGTCTATGGCTGTAGTGTTTTTGAGTCCGCCAGTCCCATTCGGATGCACGCCGATGGGCAGCGGGTCTATATGGTCACGAACCGGGGCAACGGTGTTGATCTGACCCGGCTGGTGCTGTTTGACCCCCGGACGGGCAGGGAAGAACTGGTGGAAAGCGACCCGCTCGGCCGGGTGGATTTTGGCAGCGCCTCGTTTTCGGAGGTGACAAATAACCTGGTGGCCACCAGCTACGTTGACGAACGGGTACGCACCTACTGGCGTGACAAGGGCTATGCCCGCGACCACCAGTGGCTACAGAAACGTCTGCCGGGGAAGGACATTGCCTTTGCCTCCGGCACCCGCGACGAGCAACTGTGGGTGGTCGTGGCCACGAGCGATACCGAACCCGGCGAAACCTATCTGTTCGACCGGCGCGCCCGGCGGCTGACGCTTCAGTACCGGCTCTATGACAAGCTGGACCGGCAACACCTGGCGCCGATGAAAGCCATCCGGTATCCCTCCTCGGACGGCCTGGAGATTCCGGCCTACCTGACGCTGCCCAAAGGCGTGCCGGCCAGGGACCTGCCGCTCGTCGTGCTGCCGCACGGCGGCCCGTGGGCGCGGGACGTGTGGGGATACCAGCGGCAGGTGCAGTTTCTGGCCAACCGGGGCTATGCCGTGCTCCAGCCCAACTTCCGGGGTTCGACCGGTTACGGAAAAAAGTTTCTCAATGCCGGCAATGGGCAGTGGGGCGATCTGATGCAGGATGACCTCACGTGGGGTGTCAAGTATCTCGTGGCACAGGGTATTGCCGACCCCAAGCGCATCGGCATCATGGGCGGCAGCTACGGCGGCTACGCCACGCTGGCCGGGGTGGCTTTTACGCCCAAACTCTACGCAGCGGCCGTGGCCATCGTCGCGCCGTCCAATCTCATCACCCTGCTGGAAACCATCCCGCCCTACTGGGAAGCCGCCCGCCGCCTGTTTCACACGCGGATGGGCGATCCCGGCCGGCCGGAAGACCGCGCCCGTATGGAACGGCAGTCGCCGCTCAACGCGGCCGATCGCATCGAGACGCCGCTGATGATCGTCCAGGGGGCCAATGACCCACGGGTGAAAAAATCCGAGGCGGACCAGATCGTAGTCGCTCTGCGGGACCGGGGCTTTCCGGTTGAGTATCTCTGCGCGCCGGATGAAGGTCACGGCTTTGCCCGCCCGGTCAACAACCTGGCGCTCTATGCCGCAACCGAACGGTTTCTGGCGGCCTATCTCAAGGGACGTTTCCAGGAGACAATGCCGGAGGAGGTTGCCGCGCGCCTGAAAGACATCACCGTGGATGTCAAGACCGTAACCCGTCCGGCACGGGTGGGTGTCACTTCACCGGCGCTGACCCGACCGGAAAGGGATTTGCAGGCTGGCGTCCTGCGCTATCGCGGAACGATTGAGGTGCCGGGGCAGAGCATTCCCGCCACGGTGGAAACCATGGTCACGGAAGCCGATGGTCTGTGGGAAATCCGTGAGGAAACCCGGCTCCCCATGGGAACGGTCGTGGAGACCACCAAGCTTGAAAAATCCTCCCTGGTGGTGCGTGCGCGGCAGGTCAGTCAGGGGCCGCTCACGGTGGATGTGGCGTTCCGGGCTGGCAAAGCAGACGGTTCGGTACAGCTCAACGGCACGCCCCGTCCGCTGGCGGCTGATTTGGGGGGCGAACTGCTGGCCGACGGTGCCGGGCGCTATCTTGTCATCGGGCGCCTGCCGCTGGCGGTTGGCTATACGGCCACGCTGCGCAACTTCAACGTCCAGAACGGCCGCCCGACGCTCGTTCAGCTTCGGGTGGTCGGTATGGAGGAAGCACAGGTGGCCTCCGGGACGTTCAACACCTACCGCGTGGAACTTACCGATGAAGGCGGCACCCAAACCGTCGTTTGGGTGGATGCGACCACCCGGCTGCCGGTCAGGCTCGCGGTCAAGGGGGCCAGTCTGGGCGGCGCAGCAATTGCTCTCGAACTGGTCGAGTCCCGGTTTTAG